Below is a window of Sulfitobacter sp. BSw21498 DNA.
GCGATGTCCTTGTGCTGACCCGGCCCATTGGATCAGGCGTTTTAATGGCCGCACATATGGAGGGGTCGGCCTGTGGCGCGGATGTTGCTCAGGTCCTGGCCGAGATGACGCAGCTGCAAGATCGTCAAGCGTTTCACCTGCGTCACGCACATGCCATGACCGATGTAACCGGCTTTGGCCTTGCGGGGCATATCGCTGCAATCTGCCGGGCATCCCATCTAAGTGCTGAAATCTCAGCAGATGCGGTTCCTGCTTATGCCGGAGCGCGAACCCTGTCAGAGCGCGGCGTGCAATCGTCGCTCTTTCAACCAAATATCGAAAACGCCCCGACGCTGGGGCGGCAGGACCCGTTGTTTCACGATCCCCAAACCGCTGGCGGGCTACTGGCGGCGTTGCCCCCCGCTGACGCCGAGGCTGCCCTTTGCAATATGGTTGCCGAAGGTAAAAAGGCGTGGATCATCGGGCGTATGATCGACGGCGAAGGTGCAGTCACGATCCTATGAATACCGCCACCAAACACGCGGCTACATCGTTTCTGAACGGTGCAGGCTGGGGTCAGCTGCGATTTTGCGGCACAGTTTCAGAAAATCCTCCCGCTCGCTATCAGTGAGACTGCCCAGCATCTCGTTCTGCCGGGAAAGCACCTTGGCTTTGATTTCGGCCAACAGCTCTGTTCCTTTGGGAGTCGCATAAAGCAGCTTTGCGCGGGCATCGGCTTTCGAAACCTCTTCGCGGACAAGATCGCGATCGACAAGCAGACGCACGACGCGGCTGATCGAATTCTGGGGCCGCGGAAACAGGTGTTGGATATCCTTGCTGCGCAGACCGGGAAAGGATGTGATCGCATAAAGCGCTGACCATCCGTGCACCGGCATCTGATATTCACGCTCAATATGTCGACTGGTGACCTGATTGTTGCTCAGCACGATATAGCTCACGGCCAGAAGGTAGCGCAGCTCGGAGCCGAACATCTGATCGAGCATTTCCGCCGCTGGATTTAAGCTTTCGTTAATCATTAATACCCCCTGCCGGAGTTAAACGAAATTTTATCTTGCAAGATACATCCATATGGAACAATTGTGTCGCGCGAGCGGCCGGACCCATGTCAGTACAGCCCCGCCGCGCCTAATCGCCACCAGAGGATTTTCGTTATGCCACAGTTAATTGCCTTCTCTCTACTCGCCGCCATTCTATACATAGGCGATGTGTTGTCGACACGAACGAAGTCCTGGTTGCCGTCGGTATTCGTCTGCGCGGTCTTGTTTCTTTTGGGCTACTGGACGTTTTTTCCGGCAGATATCGTGGCGATTGCCGGGTTCCAGACGCCGATTGTCTATCTGGCGATCTTCCTGCTGATCACAAACATGGGCACGCTTCTTTCTGTTCGCGAATTGATCGGACAATGGAAAACTGTCGTCGTAGCGCTGTCGGGCATCGCAGGGATCGTCGTGCTGCTGTTTACCGTGGGTCTTTTGGTGCTCGATTGGGAAACGGTCGTCGTCGGTGCGCCCCCGTTGGTGGGCGGCGTCGTTTCGTCCCTCATTATGTCACAGGCCGCCGCAGAGGCCGGACTGACCAGCCTGTCGGTATTGGCCATCCTGATTTATGTGATGCAGGGCTTTGTTGGGTACCCGCTGACCGCCATCATGCTCAAGCGCGAGGGAAACCACGTGCTGCGCCGCTATAGAGAAGGCACTTGGCAGGCTCAGGCGGACCAACAAACATCCCCCGCGAACGCCGAACCGGCCCCCGCGCGCTTGTTCGCGAAACTACCAGAGGCCTATAACACCGTTTATTTCAAATTCCTTCGGCTTGGGCTGGTTGCCCTGCTTGCATGGGGCGTTTCTCAGGCTGTTGACCCGATCTTCACCATCAGCCCCTTCGTCGTTTGTCTGGTTTTTGGCGTCATTGCCACATCGGTCGGGTTCCTTGAACGTGAACCGCTCCGCGCTGCGAATGCTTTCGGGTTCACGATCCTCATTTTGATGGTGTTCATCTTTGATGGCCTGAAACGCGCCACGCCGGATATGCTTGCCGAGCTGGCGTTGCCAATGGTGGCTTTGATCG
It encodes the following:
- a CDS encoding MarR family winged helix-turn-helix transcriptional regulator, translated to MINESLNPAAEMLDQMFGSELRYLLAVSYIVLSNNQVTSRHIEREYQMPVHGWSALYAITSFPGLRSKDIQHLFPRPQNSISRVVRLLVDRDLVREEVSKADARAKLLYATPKGTELLAEIKAKVLSRQNEMLGSLTDSEREDFLKLCRKIAADPSLHRSETM